In Gemmatimonadaceae bacterium, one genomic interval encodes:
- a CDS encoding S41 family peptidase, translating into MLDIKPGLRSRTITAGALLLLSLVTGGWLLQHGTRAGAFTTRAEAARLFDEVFTQIYRNYVDSIGAPSMYRMAVDGMLYELEDPYTSLLAPEKLGRLNETTTGNYAGVGVQVDVRDGWIVVVAPTSGSPAERAGIQPGDRVVEVDGRTTHGWTLEEAMKSFRGKPETSVAMRIERPGVVALIPLTLLRKPLHQSAVRRVAMLPNGVGYIDLKAFSDSSDREMTRSVNALLSRGAKSLILDLRSNPGGLLEQGTSVADLFLGRGQKIVILKGRTPEANRVYTDSTSQRWPKLPLTVLVDEKSASAAEIVAGALQDHDRAVIVGESTYGKGSAQSIILLGEEGGLKITTARWYTPSGRSISKRLVRDDSDTPPAGEDRRRYRTASGRIVYDGGGITPDVIESDSVYSDAVRQLQSVLGRKVGQFRDALTDYALNLKARHGVASPQFTVTQQMLDEVWKRMVARGVVMDRGIYDESAPVVRQLLSYDIARYVFGPEAEFKQRVAHDRAIATALELTMGATSQQVLLQRALSRQQQQRQQRAPVGE; encoded by the coding sequence ATGCTCGACATCAAGCCCGGATTACGGTCCCGCACAATCACCGCCGGAGCGCTCCTCCTCCTGTCCCTCGTGACCGGCGGCTGGCTCCTCCAGCACGGTACACGCGCCGGCGCGTTCACGACGCGAGCCGAGGCTGCGCGGCTGTTCGACGAGGTGTTCACCCAGATCTACCGGAATTACGTGGACTCCATCGGCGCACCGTCCATGTACAGGATGGCCGTGGATGGAATGCTGTATGAGCTCGAGGATCCGTATACATCGCTCCTTGCGCCGGAGAAGCTCGGACGCCTGAACGAGACGACGACGGGCAACTACGCGGGGGTCGGCGTCCAGGTGGACGTGCGCGATGGGTGGATCGTCGTCGTTGCGCCGACATCCGGCAGTCCGGCCGAGCGCGCGGGCATTCAGCCGGGCGATCGCGTTGTCGAGGTGGACGGGCGCACAACCCATGGATGGACGCTCGAAGAGGCAATGAAGTCGTTCCGCGGAAAGCCTGAAACGTCGGTCGCCATGCGCATTGAGCGGCCGGGCGTTGTCGCGCTAATTCCGCTTACGCTGCTCCGGAAGCCGCTGCACCAGAGCGCAGTGAGGCGCGTGGCGATGCTGCCGAACGGTGTCGGTTACATCGACCTGAAGGCGTTCAGCGACTCTTCCGACAGGGAGATGACGCGCAGTGTCAACGCCCTCCTTTCGCGCGGCGCGAAGTCGCTCATCCTGGACCTCCGATCGAACCCGGGCGGTCTGCTCGAGCAGGGCACCAGCGTCGCCGATCTCTTCCTCGGCAGAGGGCAGAAGATCGTGATTCTGAAGGGGCGTACGCCGGAGGCCAATCGCGTCTACACCGACAGCACCAGCCAGCGTTGGCCGAAGCTGCCGCTCACGGTTCTCGTGGACGAGAAGAGCGCCAGCGCCGCCGAGATCGTCGCCGGCGCGCTGCAGGACCATGACCGTGCGGTGATCGTCGGAGAATCCACGTACGGGAAGGGAAGCGCGCAGTCCATCATCCTGCTGGGCGAGGAAGGTGGTCTCAAGATCACGACCGCGAGATGGTATACGCCGTCGGGCAGGTCCATAAGCAAGCGCCTCGTGCGGGACGATTCCGACACGCCGCCTGCCGGAGAGGACCGCAGGCGCTACCGCACCGCGTCGGGTCGCATTGTGTACGACGGTGGAGGCATCACTCCGGACGTGATCGAGAGCGACAGCGTATATTCCGATGCTGTTCGCCAGCTGCAGTCGGTGCTCGGCCGAAAGGTCGGGCAGTTCCGGGACGCGCTCACTGATTACGCGCTCAATCTCAAGGCCAGGCACGGAGTCGCGTCGCCGCAATTCACGGTGACGCAGCAAATGCTCGACGAAGTCTGGAAGAGGATGGTCGCGCGCGGAGTGGTGATGGATCGCGGCATTTACGACGAGTCGGCGCCGGTTGTACGCCAGCTACTGAGCTACGACATTGCGCGTTACGTATTCGGTCCCGAGGCGGAGTTCAAGCAGCGGGTTGCGCATGACCGCGCGATCGCGACGGCCCTCGAGCTGACGATGGGCGCCACATCGCAGCAGGTGCTGCTTCAGCGCGCGCTGTCCCGGCAGCAGCAGCAGCGACAGCAGCGCGCGCCGGTCGGCGAGTGA
- a CDS encoding amidohydrolase — protein sequence MTTHARARVVLAVAAAILTLDACATTMTQRNDVTLAIVNARVWTANPRQPWASGVAVSGDRIIAVGSSAEIAKLARSAPSARVIDAKGGFVTPGFIDSHVHFVDGGFRLASVQLRDAKTPAEFVARIKAYAATITPGTWITGGDWDHQQWGGELPRRDWIDSVTPNNPVWVSRLDGHMALANSAALAAAKVTRAIPDVDGGTIVRDAAGEPTGIFKDNAESYVGAAEPPRSADLNDRALAAAMRYVAERGVTSVQNMGTFEDLATFERANAAKSLITRIYAVTPIAQWERLRDTVSKRGKGDAWVRIGGLKGFVDGSLGSHTAAMFARFTDTPKDSGFLVETEKDLYRWTSEGDKAGLQLIVHAIGDRAISTQLDIFERVMKENGPRDRRFRIEHAQHLAPRDIPRFAELGVIPSMQPYHAIDDGRWAEKVIGHERSRTTYAFRSLRDAGARLAFGSDWFVAPPTPLEGIYAAVTRRTLDDRNPDGWIPQQKIGVEDALRAYTINGAFASFEDAIKGSLERGKLADLVLIDGDIARIPGPAIRDARVLMTVVGGRVVYEAPSR from the coding sequence ATGACGACGCATGCGCGCGCCCGTGTCGTACTCGCCGTCGCGGCCGCAATCCTCACGCTCGACGCCTGCGCCACCACCATGACACAACGAAACGATGTGACCCTCGCGATCGTCAACGCGCGCGTGTGGACAGCGAATCCTCGCCAGCCATGGGCTTCGGGTGTGGCCGTGAGCGGTGACCGCATCATCGCTGTTGGATCCAGCGCGGAGATCGCCAAGCTGGCCCGCTCCGCTCCTTCGGCGCGAGTGATAGACGCCAAGGGCGGATTCGTCACTCCAGGATTCATCGATTCGCACGTGCACTTCGTTGACGGCGGGTTCCGGCTTGCGTCGGTGCAGCTCCGTGACGCAAAGACGCCTGCCGAGTTCGTCGCCCGCATCAAGGCGTACGCCGCGACGATCACTCCCGGAACGTGGATCACCGGCGGGGACTGGGATCATCAGCAATGGGGTGGGGAGCTCCCGCGGCGCGACTGGATAGACTCGGTCACACCCAATAATCCCGTGTGGGTCTCGCGCCTTGACGGCCACATGGCGCTCGCCAACAGCGCCGCGCTCGCCGCCGCGAAGGTCACGCGTGCAATTCCTGACGTCGATGGCGGAACCATCGTGCGCGACGCAGCCGGCGAGCCGACCGGCATCTTCAAGGACAACGCCGAGTCGTACGTCGGCGCCGCCGAGCCGCCCCGCTCCGCCGACCTGAATGACCGTGCTTTGGCGGCGGCGATGCGGTACGTCGCGGAGCGCGGGGTGACGTCGGTGCAGAACATGGGGACCTTCGAGGATCTCGCGACTTTCGAGCGCGCGAACGCGGCGAAGTCTCTCATCACCCGCATCTACGCGGTGACGCCGATCGCGCAGTGGGAGCGTCTTCGTGATACGGTCTCGAAAAGAGGAAAGGGTGACGCGTGGGTCCGGATTGGAGGGTTGAAGGGATTCGTAGACGGCTCTCTTGGATCGCACACCGCCGCGATGTTCGCGCGGTTCACCGACACGCCGAAGGATTCCGGCTTTCTCGTGGAGACCGAGAAGGACCTTTACCGATGGACATCGGAAGGCGACAAGGCCGGTCTGCAGCTCATCGTGCACGCGATCGGAGATCGCGCGATCAGTACGCAGCTCGACATCTTCGAGCGCGTCATGAAGGAGAACGGGCCGCGCGACAGGCGCTTTCGCATCGAGCACGCGCAGCATCTCGCTCCGCGCGACATTCCGCGCTTCGCTGAGCTGGGGGTGATTCCCAGCATGCAGCCGTATCACGCGATCGACGATGGCCGGTGGGCGGAGAAGGTGATCGGTCACGAGCGCAGCCGGACGACGTACGCTTTCAGATCGCTGCGCGACGCCGGAGCGCGCCTTGCGTTCGGCAGCGACTGGTTCGTCGCGCCACCGACTCCACTCGAGGGGATCTACGCCGCGGTCACCAGGCGCACGCTCGACGACAGGAACCCCGATGGGTGGATCCCCCAGCAGAAGATCGGAGTGGAGGACGCGCTTCGCGCATATACGATCAATGGAGCGTTCGCTTCATTCGAGGACGCGATCAAGGGGTCACTCGAGCGCGGCAAGCTCGCCGACCTGGTTCTCATCGACGGGGACATCGCGCGGATACCAGGCCCGGCGATACGCGACGCCCGCGTCCTCATGACGGTAGTCGGGGGCAGGGTGGTCTACGAGGCCCCGTCGAGGTAA
- the tmk gene encoding dTMP kinase has translation MRNGQLIVFEGSEGAGKTTQLRLLAGRLRAAGFEVLTLREPGGTALGDAIRAILLDPVRRISPEAEALLFMASRAELVREEIDPALARGVVVLMDRFFLSTYAYQVDGRGLAENEIRLANSLATGGLVPDLTLVLDVPATEGLVRASARGGHDRIEASGAEFHARVESAFSRFIGDDWQREHPECGQIVRVNGSGAPEAVHARVVESLARNLPESLSMLAKES, from the coding sequence GTGCGCAACGGGCAGCTCATTGTATTCGAGGGCTCCGAAGGCGCCGGCAAGACGACGCAGCTGCGTCTCCTCGCCGGCCGTCTGCGCGCGGCCGGATTCGAGGTCCTCACGCTCCGCGAACCGGGGGGCACCGCGCTTGGCGACGCGATCCGGGCGATCCTGCTCGACCCGGTGCGGCGAATCTCGCCCGAAGCCGAGGCCCTGCTGTTCATGGCATCCCGGGCTGAGCTCGTCCGCGAAGAGATTGACCCTGCGCTCGCCCGTGGTGTAGTTGTACTCATGGACAGGTTCTTCCTTTCAACATATGCCTACCAGGTTGACGGGAGAGGGCTCGCGGAGAATGAGATCCGCCTCGCCAACTCGCTCGCGACCGGGGGGCTAGTGCCCGACCTGACGCTGGTTCTCGATGTACCGGCGACGGAGGGACTCGTGCGCGCTTCAGCCCGCGGAGGTCACGACAGGATCGAAGCCTCGGGAGCCGAGTTCCACGCGCGGGTGGAATCGGCGTTCTCCCGCTTTATCGGCGACGACTGGCAGAGAGAGCATCCGGAGTGCGGGCAGATTGTGCGCGTGAATGGAAGCGGCGCCCCTGAAGCCGTTCACGCCCGTGTCGTGGAATCGCTCGCGCGGAATTTGCCTGAGAGTCTTTCCATGCTGGCGAAAGAAAGCTGA
- the rpmE gene encoding 50S ribosomal protein L31, which translates to MKADIHPVYATATVKCACGNTYQTRSTQADIHTDICAQCHPFFTGKQKLVDTAGRVERFRQKYATKTRDAAPATPET; encoded by the coding sequence ATGAAAGCTGACATCCATCCGGTGTACGCCACGGCGACCGTAAAGTGCGCCTGCGGCAACACCTATCAGACCCGCTCCACGCAGGCTGATATACATACTGACATCTGCGCGCAGTGCCACCCGTTCTTCACCGGCAAGCAGAAGCTGGTGGACACCGCTGGCCGCGTCGAGCGCTTCCGTCAGAAGTACGCCACCAAGACCCGCGACGCCGCACCGGCGACGCCTGAGACCTGA
- a CDS encoding ISNCY family transposase, with the protein MSDRDLVKVGVIRRVVDRELKTREAGELLCLSGRQIKRLTRRFRHGGAKGLVHASYGRRSNHTRPTEERERVIELVRERYGGRAEAGPGQRFGPTLLSEHLAEDEGIEIPISTLTDWMRTEGLWSRRRKRKPHRRRRDRKAHFGELVQLDGSFHDWLEGRGPAGCMMTMTDDATGTMLARLGAQETFWDAVRVLRAWISEYGVPRALYTDWKTLYHSPRPERSIESTQFGRICSRLGIELIAASSPQAKGRVERSHGTNQDRLIKKLRLKGISTHEEVNEYLETTYLPAHNARFARRPESSTDYHLPLLKSLDTADTWCLEEKRRMSLDGVISFRSRLFSLKLRRDMPQRAWVFVRSAEDGAVRVVYRSRAGIEYALPWEEHIAAKRVELPRARAPRSEPQRPRANHPWRLRAAMEIAEALARRTQTEPSPG; encoded by the coding sequence TTGAGCGATCGGGATCTGGTAAAGGTGGGCGTGATCAGACGGGTTGTTGACCGCGAGCTGAAGACGCGTGAAGCTGGTGAACTCCTCTGCTTGAGCGGACGGCAGATAAAGAGGCTCACGAGGCGGTTCCGGCATGGTGGAGCGAAAGGACTGGTTCACGCCAGCTATGGGCGTCGGTCGAATCACACTCGCCCCACCGAGGAGCGGGAGAGAGTGATCGAGCTTGTACGCGAGCGTTATGGCGGCCGGGCTGAAGCCGGTCCAGGACAACGCTTTGGGCCGACGCTTTTGAGTGAGCATCTGGCCGAGGATGAAGGGATTGAGATCCCGATCTCGACGCTGACTGACTGGATGCGCACCGAGGGTTTGTGGTCACGGCGGAGAAAGAGGAAGCCTCACCGGAGGCGTCGTGATCGCAAGGCACACTTCGGAGAACTGGTCCAGCTCGACGGCAGCTTCCACGACTGGCTGGAGGGTCGTGGCCCGGCAGGGTGCATGATGACCATGACCGACGATGCGACGGGCACCATGCTGGCTCGACTCGGTGCTCAGGAAACCTTCTGGGATGCGGTGAGAGTGCTGAGAGCGTGGATATCCGAGTACGGAGTGCCGAGGGCGCTCTACACCGACTGGAAAACCCTCTACCACTCGCCGCGTCCCGAGCGGTCGATCGAATCGACCCAGTTCGGCCGTATCTGCTCGAGGCTTGGAATCGAACTGATCGCGGCATCATCGCCTCAGGCGAAAGGGCGGGTCGAGCGCAGTCACGGAACGAATCAGGACCGGCTGATCAAGAAGCTCAGGCTCAAGGGCATCTCGACGCACGAGGAAGTGAACGAATACCTCGAGACCACTTATCTGCCGGCGCACAATGCGCGATTTGCTCGCCGGCCGGAGAGTTCCACCGATTATCACCTGCCGCTTCTCAAGTCACTGGACACGGCCGACACCTGGTGCCTGGAAGAGAAGCGGCGAATGAGCCTGGACGGGGTGATCTCTTTCAGATCGAGGCTCTTCTCTCTTAAGCTCAGGCGCGACATGCCACAGAGAGCGTGGGTCTTCGTGCGAAGCGCAGAGGATGGAGCCGTGAGAGTGGTCTATCGGTCGAGAGCGGGAATCGAGTACGCACTCCCCTGGGAGGAGCACATCGCTGCCAAGCGAGTCGAGCTTCCCCGCGCACGGGCACCACGGAGCGAACCACAAAGACCCCGGGCAAATCATCCCTGGCGACTCCGCGCCGCGATGGAGATAGCAGAAGCACTGGCAAGACGGACACAAACTGAACCCTCACCAGGGTGA
- a CDS encoding YlbF family regulator, translated as MLEEKARDLGRVIGQSPEYQAVKRSSDVLNSDREAVTILQQMEKIRMDAQQLIQRGEHPAAEMEQQLDDLLSKVQTNPVYQQAISAQENFDKVMFQVNNWIMEGMKKGATSSIITLS; from the coding sequence ATGCTGGAAGAAAAGGCACGCGATCTGGGACGCGTGATTGGACAGAGCCCCGAATACCAGGCGGTGAAGCGTTCGAGCGATGTGCTCAACAGCGATCGCGAGGCGGTGACGATTCTTCAGCAGATGGAGAAGATCCGCATGGACGCGCAGCAGCTCATCCAGCGCGGAGAGCATCCTGCGGCGGAGATGGAACAGCAGCTCGACGACCTGCTGTCGAAGGTACAGACAAACCCGGTTTATCAGCAGGCCATATCCGCGCAGGAGAACTTCGACAAGGTCATGTTCCAGGTGAACAACTGGATCATGGAAGGCATGAAAAAGGGCGCGACGAGCTCGATCATCACACTGTCCTGA
- the prmC gene encoding peptide chain release factor N(5)-glutamine methyltransferase: MQRTQPLYHADPTILTVIEELTATLRLAGITDPRRVATDIVAALLEVPRSWPVMNREASIDRELATTAQDAARKLAGGAPFAYAVGCASFRKLNLGVDERVLIPRPETEVLVGEVLERMEAMQPGPGTWGTAIDIGTGSGAIALSLASEGRFDRVIATDVSLDAIEVARANVSRAAGVLRAAVELRHGSLLAPVRGVKAAVVVSNPPYIAFSELDALPASVRDWEPPIALASGHDGMSATTVIVRDAARILVRGGILALEVDERRASLVAETMMRHGSYKGIGVRLDLTGRERFVFASRI, from the coding sequence ATGCAGCGCACTCAGCCGTTGTACCACGCCGATCCGACGATACTCACCGTGATCGAGGAGCTGACGGCAACTCTCCGGCTCGCCGGAATCACCGACCCGCGCAGGGTCGCCACCGACATCGTCGCCGCCTTGCTGGAGGTTCCGCGGTCGTGGCCGGTGATGAATCGTGAAGCCAGCATTGACCGCGAGCTCGCGACGACCGCGCAGGATGCAGCGCGAAAGCTCGCGGGCGGCGCGCCATTCGCCTATGCGGTAGGGTGCGCTTCCTTCCGCAAACTCAATCTCGGCGTTGACGAGCGCGTGCTGATTCCGAGGCCCGAGACCGAAGTTCTCGTCGGAGAGGTGCTCGAGCGCATGGAAGCGATGCAACCAGGGCCCGGCACATGGGGAACGGCAATCGACATCGGCACGGGCTCGGGCGCGATAGCGCTGTCGCTGGCGAGCGAGGGCCGGTTCGACCGCGTCATCGCTACCGACGTCTCGCTCGACGCGATCGAGGTTGCGCGCGCCAATGTCTCGCGAGCGGCTGGTGTGCTTCGCGCCGCGGTGGAGTTGCGTCATGGCTCGCTTCTCGCCCCGGTGCGGGGTGTGAAAGCGGCCGTCGTGGTATCGAACCCGCCGTACATCGCGTTCTCCGAGCTCGATGCGCTCCCGGCAAGCGTTCGCGATTGGGAGCCGCCCATCGCGCTCGCGAGTGGGCACGACGGAATGTCGGCGACGACGGTGATCGTTCGCGACGCCGCGCGCATTCTCGTCCGGGGCGGCATTCTGGCGCTCGAAGTCGATGAGCGGCGTGCGTCGCTCGTCGCCGAGACGATGATGAGGCACGGCAGTTATAAGGGTATCGGCGTGAGGCTTGACCTCACCGGGCGCGAGCGATTCGTGTTCGCGTCGCGCATCTGA
- a CDS encoding pitrilysin family protein — translation MTHRRFTTAAMAALAFTAAMPAMRSALAQVAAASRDILPFKATERTLPNGLKVVIVPTGFPNIVSLQIPVQTGSRNEFEPGKSGFAHFFEHIMFRGTKNQTQEEMSRILTKAGARENAYTTDDFTNFYITFAREDLEAMLALQADRFQNLQYPEAEFKTEARAVLGEYNKNSANPTSKLFEAIRDSAFTTHTYKHTTMGFIRDIEDMPNQFQYSKEFFKRWYRPEYTTIIVAGDVTPGQVMPLVQKYWGKWERGSYKAAIPQEPAGKGPKYAHVSWSSPTLPYLAVSFHNPAFSEVSNDNAALDFVANLWFGPTSDIYKKLVQREQKVDGFSANNSSNADPELFTIFARVKKPEDVVYVRDEILKTIAQAKASLVSASQLAEAKSNARYSFVRSLDNTDRIASTLTRFVRYSRSYNTINRAYALYDALTPQDLRRAARTYFVDNNIVVATVSSATLPAAISSIPKISSFAIAAAPAGSMATSTKTMTPPGKPRDTAPWMVAGGIQARSISMAKVIVQKTPLPQLRMKMLFNVGSASDPAGKEGLAALSARMISGAGSKPMTLDEINKALYPVAGSFGGQVDKEMTTFTGAIHRDNWNRFVTVALPMLLDPGFREEDFRRNKDGLRNSLIQDLIANNEEELGKERLQTNIFAGTPYAHPVVGTVSGIESITLDDVKSFIRDQYTDGNLTMAVNGDISDAQVSQLRAALATLPSGTPAPTTHAALAGTRPKGLDVEIIEKDTRATAISFGLPIAVTRTHPDFAALNVARAWLGEHRMSTGKLYDRIRGIRGINYGDYAYIEAFPRGMFQFFPDANIARHGQIFEIWIRPVVPENAHMSLRIGIAELDRMISNGLSEEDFQAARQYLMKNVYVMTQTQDQQAGYALDSKWYGMPEYTSYMRSQLEKLTREDVNRALKKHLSSTDLSVVIITKDAEGLKKQLLADAFSPIKYDGEKPQELLDEDKVIGARKLNIAPDRIRITPVAEVFAR, via the coding sequence ATGACTCATCGTCGTTTCACCACGGCTGCAATGGCAGCTTTGGCATTCACCGCTGCGATGCCCGCAATGCGGTCGGCCCTTGCCCAGGTCGCAGCCGCGTCGCGCGACATTCTGCCGTTCAAGGCAACGGAGCGGACGCTCCCCAACGGCCTCAAGGTCGTCATCGTTCCCACGGGATTCCCGAACATCGTCTCGCTCCAGATTCCGGTGCAGACGGGATCGCGCAACGAGTTCGAGCCGGGCAAATCGGGCTTCGCGCACTTCTTCGAGCACATCATGTTCCGCGGCACGAAGAACCAGACCCAGGAGGAGATGAGCCGCATCCTCACGAAGGCCGGCGCGCGCGAGAACGCGTACACCACCGACGACTTCACCAACTTCTACATCACCTTCGCCAGGGAAGACCTCGAGGCGATGCTGGCCCTTCAGGCCGACCGCTTCCAGAACCTCCAGTATCCCGAAGCTGAATTCAAGACGGAGGCCCGGGCCGTTCTCGGCGAGTACAACAAGAACTCGGCTAACCCGACATCGAAACTCTTCGAGGCCATCCGCGACAGCGCATTCACGACGCACACGTACAAGCACACCACGATGGGCTTCATCAGGGACATCGAGGACATGCCGAACCAGTTCCAGTACTCGAAGGAGTTTTTCAAGCGCTGGTACCGGCCGGAGTACACGACGATAATCGTCGCCGGAGACGTCACTCCCGGGCAGGTGATGCCGCTCGTCCAGAAGTACTGGGGCAAGTGGGAGCGCGGCAGCTACAAGGCGGCGATTCCGCAGGAGCCGGCGGGGAAGGGCCCGAAGTACGCGCACGTGAGCTGGTCGAGCCCGACACTTCCGTATCTCGCGGTGTCCTTCCACAATCCGGCGTTCTCGGAGGTCAGCAACGACAACGCGGCGCTCGATTTCGTGGCGAACCTGTGGTTCGGCCCGACGTCGGACATCTACAAGAAGCTCGTCCAGCGCGAGCAGAAGGTGGACGGGTTCAGCGCCAACAACTCCAGCAACGCCGATCCCGAGCTGTTCACGATCTTCGCCCGCGTGAAGAAGCCTGAGGACGTCGTCTATGTCCGCGACGAGATACTGAAGACCATCGCGCAAGCGAAGGCCTCGCTCGTATCGGCGTCGCAGCTGGCCGAAGCGAAGTCCAACGCGCGGTATTCGTTCGTGAGGTCGCTGGACAACACCGACCGCATCGCATCTACTCTCACGCGGTTCGTCCGCTACAGCCGGTCCTACAACACGATCAATCGCGCTTACGCACTGTATGACGCGCTGACGCCGCAGGACCTGCGCCGCGCTGCGCGCACGTACTTCGTGGACAACAACATTGTCGTCGCCACGGTGTCGAGCGCAACTCTCCCGGCCGCCATCAGCAGCATTCCGAAGATCTCGTCGTTCGCGATCGCCGCTGCGCCTGCCGGCTCGATGGCGACGTCCACGAAGACGATGACTCCGCCCGGCAAGCCCCGGGATACCGCGCCGTGGATGGTTGCCGGCGGAATCCAGGCCCGGTCGATCTCGATGGCGAAGGTCATCGTTCAGAAGACGCCGCTCCCGCAGCTCCGCATGAAGATGCTGTTCAACGTCGGCTCGGCCAGCGATCCCGCGGGGAAGGAAGGTCTCGCCGCGCTCTCCGCGCGCATGATATCCGGCGCCGGCTCCAAGCCGATGACGCTCGACGAGATCAACAAGGCACTCTACCCGGTGGCGGGCAGCTTCGGCGGCCAGGTGGACAAGGAGATGACGACATTCACCGGCGCGATCCACAGGGACAACTGGAACCGCTTCGTCACGGTTGCCCTCCCGATGCTGCTCGATCCGGGATTCCGCGAGGAGGATTTCAGGCGGAACAAGGACGGACTTCGGAATTCGCTCATTCAGGATCTCATCGCGAACAACGAGGAGGAGCTGGGCAAGGAGCGTCTTCAGACCAACATCTTTGCCGGCACTCCGTACGCTCATCCCGTCGTGGGTACCGTGTCGGGCATCGAGTCCATCACCCTCGACGACGTGAAGAGCTTCATCCGCGACCAGTACACGGATGGCAACCTGACGATGGCCGTGAACGGCGACATCTCCGACGCGCAGGTAAGTCAGCTCCGCGCGGCGCTGGCGACGCTCCCGTCAGGCACGCCCGCGCCGACGACGCACGCCGCGCTGGCCGGCACGCGGCCGAAGGGACTGGACGTCGAGATCATCGAGAAGGACACGCGCGCAACGGCTATCTCATTCGGTCTTCCGATCGCGGTCACCCGCACCCACCCCGACTTCGCGGCGCTGAACGTTGCGCGCGCGTGGCTGGGCGAGCACCGCATGTCCACCGGAAAGCTGTACGACCGCATTCGCGGCATCCGCGGCATCAACTACGGCGATTACGCCTACATCGAGGCGTTCCCCCGCGGAATGTTCCAGTTCTTCCCCGACGCCAACATCGCCCGCCACGGACAGATCTTCGAGATCTGGATCCGGCCGGTGGTGCCGGAGAACGCGCACATGTCTCTTCGCATCGGAATTGCCGAGCTGGACAGGATGATCAGCAACGGCCTGTCGGAGGAGGATTTCCAGGCGGCGCGACAGTACCTGATGAAGAACGTGTACGTAATGACGCAGACGCAGGACCAGCAGGCAGGTTACGCGCTCGACTCGAAGTGGTATGGCATGCCCGAGTACACGAGCTACATGAGATCGCAGCTCGAGAAGCTCACCCGCGAGGACGTGAATCGTGCGCTGAAGAAGCACCTCTCGTCCACCGATCTCTCGGTGGTGATAATCACGAAGGACGCCGAGGGGCTGAAGAAACAGCTTCTCGCGGACGCCTTCTCGCCGATCAAGTACGATGGAGAGAAACCGCAGGAGCTGCTCGACGAAGACAAGGTGATCGGTGCGCGGAAGCTGAACATCGCTCCCGACCGCATTCGCATCACGCCAGTTGCAGAGGTGTTCGCCAGGTAA
- the prfA gene encoding peptide chain release factor 1, with protein sequence MSLRDRLADALNRAGEVERQLSDPRTVKDAQRMTALGREHRHLGPLVEMARLLQKYENELAEVRELALADDPEMAAEARAEEARLKLSITELEERIKPAIIPHDPLDDRPAIVEIRAGTGGDEAAIFAADLYRMYTRFAEKRGWRIEMISFSEGTLGGVKEVVFKVKGDGVFGTMRWESGVHRVQRVPVTENQGRIHTSAATVAVLPEAEEIDLRIEDKDLRIDVFRSSGPGGQSVNTTDSAVRITHIPSGIVVSQQDQKSQLQNKLKAMEVLRARLLDARLAEQEAVRSRMRKTQVGTGDRSAKIRTYNFPQNRVTDHRIGFTMHELTKVLDGDIEPVIEALRSADVEDRLGE encoded by the coding sequence CTGAGTCTCCGGGATCGCCTCGCCGACGCGCTCAACCGCGCTGGCGAGGTCGAGCGGCAGCTCTCCGATCCCAGGACGGTAAAGGACGCCCAGCGCATGACAGCGCTGGGCCGGGAGCACCGCCATCTGGGCCCGCTCGTGGAAATGGCCAGGCTCCTTCAGAAATACGAGAACGAGCTCGCGGAAGTACGCGAGCTCGCTCTTGCTGACGACCCGGAAATGGCCGCCGAGGCGCGTGCCGAGGAGGCCCGCCTCAAGTTGTCCATCACCGAGCTCGAGGAGCGGATCAAGCCCGCCATCATCCCGCACGACCCGCTCGACGACCGGCCCGCCATAGTCGAGATACGCGCCGGCACGGGCGGCGACGAAGCCGCTATCTTTGCCGCGGATCTCTATCGCATGTACACCCGCTTCGCCGAGAAGCGCGGGTGGCGGATCGAGATGATCTCCTTCTCCGAGGGCACTCTGGGTGGCGTCAAGGAAGTGGTCTTCAAGGTCAAGGGCGATGGCGTATTCGGAACGATGCGCTGGGAGTCAGGCGTGCATCGTGTGCAGCGCGTACCCGTGACCGAGAATCAGGGCCGCATCCATACTTCCGCCGCGACAGTGGCGGTTCTCCCTGAAGCCGAGGAGATTGACCTCAGGATCGAGGACAAGGATCTGCGCATCGACGTGTTCCGCTCGTCCGGCCCCGGTGGGCAGAGCGTCAACACCACCGACTCAGCCGTCCGCATCACCCACATCCCGTCCGGCATCGTCGTCAGTCAGCAGGATCAGAAATCGCAGCTTCAGAACAAGCTCAAGGCGATGGAGGTTCTTCGCGCGCGACTGCTCGATGCGCGACTCGCCGAACAGGAAGCGGTGCGCTCGCGCATGCGCAAGACTCAGGTCGGCACAGGCGATCGTTCCGCCAAGATCCGCACGTACAACTTTCCGCAGAACCGTGTCACCGATCACCGCATCGGATTCACGATGCACGAGCTCACGAAGGTCCTCGACGGGGACATCGAGCCAGTGATCGAAGCGCTCCGCAGCGCGGACGTCGAGGACCGGCTCGGTGAATAG